tctttattctctttttcccCACAATGGAAGGATACCAGTGGCAAAGGGTGGAGAAGGTGTCAAGGGAatacattatctcctttatttctacagggtcagtaatgtccccctttgtGTTCATTTGCATCCAcccttttttgttagcctagctaagggcccatcgattttatttattttctcaaagaaccaatgtctggttttgttgattctctctattgttttcctgttttcaatttcattaatttctgctctaacctttgttatttttctccttctgtttgcTCTGGGGTTAGTTAGCCTGTGATCAAATTTCACATTACTGACTTTGAATGCAGTTCCCAGCACATGGGTAGAGACAGAACCGAGAGCTACTTCAATGTGGTGAGATGACTTGCCAAAGCCTATAAACAGCCTGTCCTTCTTCCACTCCCAGTTTTGCTAGAACCTTTCCTACTTCCATCCCAATGTTTCCAatccctcttttcttccttagCCCTTATCACCACCTCACATACTATGAATGGCTGGTTCTCATCATTTGCCATAGTTCTGTTCTATAAAGTTACCGTGAACACTGAATTACTGAATACCGAGCCACTGCTCCCAGGGGAAATACAGGTTAGGTTCCAGTGAGTCTCTCGTCACATTTTTGACAACCGACTGTCTTAAGtgtatttctgtttaaagacaccttatttaatacaTACTGTAGTTTCATTAACACTGACCTCACGGCCAACAGCactgtaactcatgcctgaacaaagcttatctaacacacatattttctctgtaaggcacaGGACAAACTTTTGctcttaggaacactagacaatGGCGCTCTGGCACTAAGTTTGGAAGGCATTTTAAACAGCAGGaccaccaacaaaaagcacaaatatgcaaaaaatgtggcactaaatatactATGAAAAGGATGCTCATTTATAGTATGAGGGCTGAAAGAAGATAGCAGAGCACTGACTTTCTTCAACCTCAGCTGGGAACGGGCATGTGGGACAATTCAAATCGCACACGTCTGCAAATAATGTGAAAGTGCCGTGAGTGTTGATTTCAGGGCTGCCAATAAATTTTAATGACTAGGCAAATTCGCAAACAGAAACTACAAATCATGAGGATTGatgtattttagttattttatttactctcttCCCCACTGGAATGTAAATTCCACTAGGAGgggtgaatttttattttttttttgcgtGTGTGTTTTCACTGTTGTGCATAGGAGGTTGTTCAGCATGTACTTACATattaactgaataaatgaatagctgGCAATGTTCTACTTACCCATGCCAGGGGCCGCCATGAGAATCCTGGAGACGACGACTTGTGTGATGGCTTGTTTTGCAGCATTTGCTGATTCGCCCAAGCGGTTCCCATTTTCATCTGTGACAGGAATGCCAACTTTCAGTTCCCTGCAGAGCAAAACACGTGCAGAGAAGTTCACAAATGCCTTTAGGAAATGGCTTGAGATACTAAGATGCTGGAAAATTAAGTCCCTACTTAATCCAAATACCCACTCGAGTGTCATTTTTGGCAGTGACAAGTCCATTTTTAGATACCATGAGCAAGTTTAATCCATGTGTGATAGACactcaaaagtaaaacaacactagaaaactttttaaaaagatgtaccTTTTTCAGCAACTATGGTTCAAAGGGTAGATATACTGCCCTAAATACAGAGCTGATTCCTAAGCTCATGTGCAAATTTGAGCAACTTTCCAAATGAGTAGATATGATATGTGGTATTATAAGTAAACTAACTATGCTAACATAGAAGGAGTCACTAGTATGTGGTGCTATTGAAACTTTATTAACTATAGTTACTAATGTTATAATTATAACTCCTATTTTTACCCTATTTTTTGTTATccattccaaaatgttttttctcgttctttcttctcctttaattTTTGCCAGTTCTAAAAAAATACTTCCAAAGATATAGATTAATATTACTTTAAacccaaaaaggaagaaaaagaaccTAATTTAAAGAACAAACTTTCTTTGCATAGACCTTCCCTGCCTAGCCCTAGCACAACTAAACGTGAGATTTaagatgtatttaaaaaatttttttattaagcagaggaagagggaagagtcTGCTAAATTCCCAGGAACCCATCACTCTGCTTCAAAAATAAGCAACTTGTGTCTATTCTTGTTTCATCTATGGATCTATCCCCTTCCTCACTGCCAATCCCTGATAATCTTGAAGCAAATCCTGGATTGCATATAATTTCAtagataaatattaaataagaaaaaaaaaaaaacaaacagatacaACAAGACTAACTATTCTAAGAGAGACCCTACTGCCAAGCCCAGGTCCTTTAACCTACAACTTTAAGGTAAATCTAAATCTTTAAGGTACATATGAAATCTTACCTCTGCCTCATTAATGGAATATTAATGCAATTAGCAGCAGCTACAGCAGCAAAGGGGACAAAACGTCCTATCAGTGGTGAGACATGCTGCAGAAAAGACAATTATAAAACACGATCTTACTTTTCCTGTATTACTGAATAGGGATATTTATTTCTgcatgaaaacttttaaaaagtcagaGTCCTATTTGTATTGAAGCAGACAAAGATCTCTTTCAGAAGTTGGTTACTGGTGGTATTTTTACATTTCCAGCCTGGACATCCTGGGACTCTGCACACGTTCTAAGACATTTGCACAGCTTAGCATGCTTGAGGGAGTACGGACTTTGGAGTCCCGTGGTTCTGAGTCCAGATACTGGCTCCTCCACCTCTTGAGAGGTGTGGCGGGAGACTCACTGCCCGCCTCATGGCCTCCGATGGGGTGTTAGGGTGGGTGAGCCCTTAGCATTTAACACACAGTGTCAGCACAGGGCAGGGTCTTGGTGGAAATCAGTGGTCACCACCCTTTCCAAGCTAACTGGAAGATACACTTAAAAATCTGCAGGTGAAGATAATGATTATATTTAGATAGCCATATGACTTGAACTATCTTGAGAAATAACAGAGGAACTTGGAGCTGGCAGCTGATCACAAAATAAGATGCTTTGCCATGAAGATAAAAATCAAGAGTACCTTGGTTAAGGCGTTCAGCCCTAGGGCTGTTGCTACAGCACCGGTTGTTGCAGAAACGTAGGCTGTTCCCAAttcactgaaaagaaaaagaatacttCCTAAACAACAGGTGAATGCCAGGCACTCAAAGGGCAGCAAGATAAAAGAAGATGGTTAAGAAAGGACAGTCTGCAAGTAGTCCCACAGAAAATGTGACTCTTCACATATAACCTTGCGACAATTTGAAATAAGTAGATATTGAATGAGTTCTAGGGTAGACATAGGAGGATAGCTGTGAGTATGTAGGAAGCTGCAAATGTGGGAAAATGCATATTGGGTTAAATGCTTGTAGCATATTtgcttaaataaaaaaatacttctcAAAATACTAACATACCTATTGGAGAGTAAAGGTACAATGCTGCCATCCTTGAAATTATATCTTACTGCATAAAAATACTGagtctcatctttaaaatacaatgaaacaaaagcaattcttttttactttaaaagaaaagttatgTCTAAGGATAGCATGAAATGGGTCGCAGATTTCCATATCCTTCATTCCATATGATGATAGTAGAACACAGACCGTCAAAAgcaattttaaatgataaaacaaacagaacaaaaaagaaaacacctttaaGTGTTTCGTGAGTTATGCTAAAATTTTTGGTTAAGGGATCTCTTTAACCTGCGTAAAATTTTTTTGACAGGAGGCAAAATTTTACACCATTTCTTTGTGGCTTCATACAtgaccaatttaaaaaatgaattagacagggacaaaaattgtatgatctcactaatatggaattAGAACAAGCAAAGTCATAAAGTCAGAGACTAGAATACGGGTAatcaggggccagggtggggataggaaatggggagttaatgcttctttgacacagaatttctgtttgggggtgatggaaaggttttggtaatggatggtggtgatggtagcacattgcaaatgtaatttaCAGTTGTGAATTAATATTTGATTTCAGTTAAAAgaggaagttttaggttgtatataaaaatttaaaaaattaaaaaaaaaaacaaaaaaccttaggactgtacaacacagtgaaccctaatgaacACTATGGACAAATAgggcaattataataatatactttcatccattgtaacaaaggtgccacacaaatgcaaggtgttgataatgggGTGGTGATGGATTATATGGGAGCTCAGTATTttcagcatgatttttctataaacctactacctctctaacaaaaaaaaaaatttaaaacaaaaacaaatcagatATAAAAGCACATCCCCATGGTCTCCCCTTGATTTCTGCAGACACCCCAGCGGGTTGACCGAGCTACTTCTGATGCTGGTGGCACAAAtgcacctctttttttttaaacagaagaatATTGCCCCTTAATGAGATTAAAAATGGAGACCCATGAAAGACGGTTAAATCTTACAGTCTTACTTTACAGTGAGAGGAGCGTCTCCACTTCGATTGGTGTAATTGACAACAGCATTGAAGGACTGGTTTATCCATTGCCAGAAAAGCACTGCTGGAGTAGTCCTGAAACACAACAGTCCGTCACATACCCAACCTCACCTGTGACTTGGCAGCTATAAAGTACTGAATATGTGAAGACCAATAAAcaaaggaggtggggggggggttgttctGGAGAAGGGAGAACACTGGGTACAGGTCTGTTAATGTGTTTGTGGCTGGGCAGATTtttaacctctctgaccctcagtttcctcttcttttaggTATGGATAATGCCAAGCTCGGACGTGTAActttgttactgtgaggatgaaatgagttaaAATCTGTAGAAAGTCTGGCACAGAGGACGCACTAAGTAAGTTTCAGGTCTCTTctcttggggaaaaagagccattTGTCAGCTAAGCAGTCCTGGTCTTCCCAAATGCAGGAGCAATCctatatatctatgtctataCTTAAATctaaatgaatggattaaaaagagaattctcttagagactctttttattttctttctccatctcaTTTTCCTTTAGGTCTAAGATTTAGGGAAAATTTAACCTCCAGTTGAACAACAAAGACAATTCTATTTAGCAGATGGAAAAAGTGAAACAGACAGCTATGGTTGCAAGATTTTTACAAAATGGAACTAAAGGTGAAGTGACATTTTATTTCCCCCAAATTAGTTGCATATGTAAAATGTACTTTAAGCATTGGTAATAAAAGACGAACTACCTGTGGTTACATATCCATAACTTTACCTATAAAATGTCATCATACATCCCGTGATGGTCATGTTCATTGGAACCTGAGCAGACATTCGTCCTATCAGAATCATCTTCTCGCCAGTGTCAGGATGGAAAGCTGAGTCATAAATGTACTTTGCTCTCCATAATTCATTTTCTGTAAGACCTGGAGGAATGATTCCTTGTCTAGAAACAACAAATAACATGGTAATTGGTCATCGCAAATCTCACCAGCACGCAAGGGAGAGAAGTAGCTACTATGCTTTTGAAAGTTAATACTGGGGGCAGTGtggggttgccatgtggtcctgcGGCTTGATTATTGGGTCTATACTTGGAAGAACCAAAGGGGTGGAcactaatggacatttgcatggtgGGATTTGTGGTGTCAGtgttcacaatttgcagtggattgAGGTGGCCTAGGggtgcatcaactgatgaaaaaaatggcagactgttgcatatacatacaatggaatattgagctgctacaaggacTGCAGTTGTGAAGTGAATGGACAGTGTGGGCGGtgcgttgagtgaaataaatcagaaatgaaaagaaaagcattctAATGCGTCATTGATGTGGACTGACGGTGGTGTGTGGACTCTGACTGAGAGTTGAGTCTGGGAGAATGGGTTATcgggggaaggcttattgtaaagattcctagattgtaagcttacagcagttatatctattcctgagctgtGATGGTtgtttctagattctgagatgctgagctgtttgtgtataacctggtttgtccctgaaactttgggtatctgtgtgacacctgagactcagagccagagtctggaagctatgaatgtcagcattactcccaCAGCAAATGTTACGGAGTTTGAAAAAAGAGATCGGACATCAAGTAGAGacatgaacgaaatggacttggttaggactaaggtaaatcagactaaagggtaaaggatgatattgacagtatttttaaaacttccttgtctgtatgagaccaaaggaaaagatgttaattaggtgcaaaatctatatttttttgtaacactatataatttaacttgtatggtcagtttattcaaacaatataattacatggctgaataggaagtgaaatctggttggtttgtacaggttaatgtgaagccccaatataccCCAGAgtaattgggcagagaataaaagtgtatttgcaaagcctccttgaggaactgggggaaaatgtgaaaatattacaTTTCCCCACCCAggaaattaatgatattctcacaggcattgggggataccaatttagaaggctgagccctcgatcttggggcttgcctttatgaagcttgttactgcaaaggagaggctaagtctactaaaaattgtgccaaagagtcaccccagagaacctcttttgttgctcagatgtggcctctctctgtaagccaactctgcaggtaaactcactgcccttccccctatgtgggacatgactcccaggggtgtaaatctctccggcaatgagggacatgactcgtggggatgagcttggccatggcatcatgggattgagaaagacatcttggaccaaaatggggaagagaaaggaaacaaaataaaagtttcagtggctgagagatctcagagtcgagaggtcattcttgaggttattcttaggcattatgtaggtatccctttttagtttttagtgtattggaatagctagaaggaaatacctgaaaatgttgagctgtgacccagtagcctttattcttgaagacaattgtgtaactatatagcttacactgtgtgaccatgtgatggtgaaaactttgtggctcccactcccttatacagtgtatggacagaggaatagaaaaatgaggacaaaaagtgaatgaataatagggagggatgggggtatgggatgttttggatgttcttttttactttaacttttattcttactctattttgtgtgtgtggtaatgaaaatgttcaaaaatttgattgtggtgatgagtgcacaactatacaatagtactgtgaacaactgattgtacaccatggatgactgtatgtatgtgaatatatctcaataaaattgaattaaaaaaataaaagaaagaaaaactttttacttACTTTgaatggaatatatggtatgtgaatataaaaaaGCAACAACATGGGAATGtcaaacagtgaattttgtggggGACGAGTgtgattaactctacaaatagaaaaaagttctatcatgaactagaacaaatgtacaacactattacaaggagttaataatagagtgcatagggagaaaatgtacctattgcaaactataactatagttaacagttatatcttaatattctttcatctacacccaaatgtaccacaccagaaTTATGGGTAAGtaatagggggggataaggggtaagggatgttttgagttttctttctttatttctttttctggagtaatgaaaatgttctaaatttgtggcaatgaaagcacaactacataatgatactgtgagccactgactgtatactttggatggattgtatggtgtgtgaatatattttaataaaattgcattaaaaatttatgCTAAAATAACAGTTCCTGAGTGGAGTAACACAAATGTAACTATTACATATGGTCAATGAAAGTATAATAACACAAAGGACAATAAATGCAACAAACATTTCAAATCCATACATCATCAGATTATCAGTAAtttggaaaagcaaaaaaaaaagtatcttgtAAAATAGGAAAGTATTCAACTTTGAAATATTCtgttttaaa
This sequence is a window from Choloepus didactylus isolate mChoDid1 chromosome 11 unlocalized genomic scaffold, mChoDid1.pri SUPER_11_unloc1, whole genome shotgun sequence. Protein-coding genes within it:
- the SFXN1 gene encoding sideroflexin-1 isoform X2; this encodes MSGKLPPNLNIKEPRWDQSTFVGRANHFFTVTDPRNILLTNEQLENARKTVHDYRQGIIPPGLTENELWRAKYIYDSAFHPDTGEKMILIGRMSAQVPMNMTITGCMMTFYRTTPAVLFWQWINQSFNAVVNYTNRSGDAPLTVNELGTAYVSATTGAVATALGLNALTKHVSPLIGRFVPFAAVAAANCINIPLMRQRELKVGIPVTDENGNRLGESANAAKQAITQVVVSRILMAAPGMAIPPFIMNTLEKKAFLKRFPWMSAPIQVGLVGFCLVFATPLCCALFPQKSSMSVTSLEAELQAKIQETCPELRRVYFNKGL
- the SFXN1 gene encoding sideroflexin-1 isoform X1, which codes for MQSRTMSGKLPPNLNIKEPRWDQSTFVGRANHFFTVTDPRNILLTNEQLENARKTVHDYRQGIIPPGLTENELWRAKYIYDSAFHPDTGEKMILIGRMSAQVPMNMTITGCMMTFYRTTPAVLFWQWINQSFNAVVNYTNRSGDAPLTVNELGTAYVSATTGAVATALGLNALTKHVSPLIGRFVPFAAVAAANCINIPLMRQRELKVGIPVTDENGNRLGESANAAKQAITQVVVSRILMAAPGMAIPPFIMNTLEKKAFLKRFPWMSAPIQVGLVGFCLVFATPLCCALFPQKSSMSVTSLEAELQAKIQETCPELRRVYFNKGL